A window of the Lactuca sativa cultivar Salinas chromosome 5, Lsat_Salinas_v11, whole genome shotgun sequence genome harbors these coding sequences:
- the LOC111898535 gene encoding uncharacterized protein LOC111898535 — translation MSIRYTDKTKSVDALIDAIFPSLESNGADSKFIISRAILSTKNESVDEINNKLIERFSGEQKVFYSFDEAEDDKNNLYPMEYLNSLNVSGVPPHYLRLKTGCPVILLRNIDPSNGLCNGTRLICRAFQQNVIDAEIAVGQHAGKRVFLPRIPLCPSDDEMFPFKLKRKQFPIQLSFSMTINKAQGQTIPNVGVYLPESVFSHGQLYVALSRGISRVNTKVLVKPEKTFHNDGIYTSNVVYKEVLCD, via the coding sequence ATGTCCATTCGGTACACTGATAAAACTAAATCAGTGGACGCTCTGATTGATGCAATATTTCCTTCTTTGGAATCCAACGGCGCCGACTCAAAATTTATCATTTCGAGGGCGATACTGTCAACTAAAAATGAAAGTGTTGATGAGATTAATAATAAGTTGATCGAACGATTTTCTGGCGAGCAAAAAGTTTTCTATAGTTTTGATGAAGCGGAAGATGACAAAAATAACTTATATCCGATGGAGTATTTGAACTCGCTAAATGTTAGTGGTGTACCCCCTCATTATCTTCGGTTAAAAACTGGGTGCCCTGTAATACTTTTGCGAAATATCGATCCTTCAAATGGGTTATGTAATGGCACCAGATTGATATGTCGAGCTTTCCAACAAAATGTCATTGACGCAGAGATAGCGGTTGGCCAACATGCTGGAAAAAGAGTGTTTTTACCAAGAATTCCTCTATGTCCGTCTGACGATGAGATGTTCCCATTCAAACTTAAAAGAAAGCAGTTTCCAATTCAGCTTAGTTTCTCTATGACAATCAATAAAGCTCAAGGACAAACAATTCCAAATGTAGGTGTTTATCTACCAGAATCGGTATTCTCACATGGCCAGCTTTATGTGGCGTTGTCCAGAGGAATATCACGTGTCAATACCAAGGTATTAGTAAAGCCGGAAAAAACGTTTCATAATGATGGAATCTACACATCAAACGTTGTGTACAAAGAAGTGTTATGTGATTAA
- the LOC111898553 gene encoding uncharacterized protein LOC111898553, translated as MDEIISDNEDNDEGSEGSTSKKGRNTASMREYYCYKFQIRSNDNVILMGGRLFQKFAVDTYIKIETTRLVFVEKNQTKIRADLYQGIVDCFNAGEAQPSRVGQRVVLPASFIGGPRDMRRRFLDAMALVQDDGRPDIFLTMTCNPKWKEIDDELLPGQSAQDRPDLVARVFHAKLEDLKVQLLQRHIIGVVGSYVYVIEFQKRGLPHAHFLLIMTPGYKMNNPDDYDKLVCAEIPDPIRFPEMHDLVKSHMMHGPCGSLREKSPCMQGVPKICRFRYPRQFNEKTSQGEDSYPLYRRRNNGIEVTVRNTSLDNRWVAPYNPKLLMMFNCHINVEVCSSIKSVKYLFKYFYKGHDKQVIHIDKDQENVVINEIKKFQDARYVSPPEALWRVFSFPLSKIHPCVLALQIHLPNQQLVRFKDVDRMEDIVDREKEKDSMLTAFFKKNKEDSKAREYLYKDFPKHFTWNRGNHCWRTRAHKSMVGRLVYANPAEGERYYLRLLLCHITGPTCFEDLYTANGVLHPTFRKAALERGLIETDDKLSQCLEEASLFQFPSALRRLFATMLIFCEPGNVRKLWDDHYDSLSEDYRKQYGCAERVQNMVLIDIRVFLESMSKKLSDYDLPKVSPHIDLQSRGYREVQEEYSINVDYEDLHARDSLNPDKKFAYDEIMRHVDQNIPGVFFIDGPGGTGKTFLYKALLANIRARGLIALATTTSGVAANNMPGGRTAHSRFGIPLNLDNNSMCKITKQSGKAQVLREAKVIIWDEAAMAKRQAVEAVDRTMQDITYEKLPFGGKIMVMGGDFRQVLPVVRCGTRAQIVDSSLRMSPL; from the exons ATGGATGAAATTATTAGTGACAATGAAGACAATGATGAAGGTTCAGAAG GATCTACTTCAAAAAAAGGCAGAAACACTGCAAGTATGCGGGAGTACTATTGTTACAAGTTCCAGATACGGTCGAATGATAATGTGATTTTGATGGGAGGGAGATTGTTCCAGAAGTTTGCAGTAGATACCTATATAAAGATTGAGACTACACGTTTGGTTTTTGTTGAAAAGAACCAAACCAAAATTAGAGCTGATTTATACCAGGGCATTGTTGATTGTTTTAATGCCGGTGAGGCTCAACCAAGTAGGGTTGGACAGAGAGTTGTGTTACCTGCAAGTTTCATTGGAGGTCCACGTGACATGCGCCGAAGATTTCTGGATGCCATGGCTTTAGTTCAAGATGATGGGAGGCCTGATATATTTCTTACAATGACttgcaacccaaaatggaaagAAATCGATGATGAGTTATTGCCTGGACAGTCAGCTCAAGATCGACCGGACCTTGTTGCAAGAGTTTTTCATGCTAAGTTAGAGGATCTCAAGGTACAATTATTGCAGAGACATATAATCGGTGTGGTGGGGTCATATGTGTATGTGATAGAGTTTCAAAAGCGTGGATTGCCACATGCACATTTCCTCTTAATAATGACCCCTGGATATAAGATGAATAATCCAGACGATTATGACAAACTTGTGTGTGCGGAAATTCCCGACCCAATAAGGTTTCCTGAAATGCATGATCTTGTCAAAAGTCACATGATGCACGGTCCCTGTGGTAGCTTACGAGAAAAAAGTCCGTGTATGCAGGGTGTGCCAAAAATATGTCGTTTCAGATATCCTAGGCAATTCAATGAAAAGACATCACAAGGAGAGGACTCATATCCATTATATAGAAGGAGAAATAATGGAATTGAGGTTACTGTAAGAAATACATCATTGGATAACAGATGGGTGGCTCCATACAACCCGAAGTTGTTAATGATGTTTAATTGTCATATCAACGTTGAGGTTTGTTCGAGTATAAAGTCTGTGAAGTACCTCTTCAAATATTTTTATAAGGGCCATGAcaaacaagttatccatattgaTAAAGACCAAGAAAATGTTGTTATTAATGAGATAAAAAAGTTTCAAGACGCACGTTATGTGTCCCCTCCCGAGGCATTATGGCGAGTTTTTAGCTTTCCTCTATCAAAAATCCACCCTTGTGTGCTGGCGTTGCAAATACATCTCCCGAATCAACAGTTGGTTAGGTTCAAAGACGTTGACAGAATGGAAGACATTGTTGATAGAGAGAAAGAAAAAGATTCAATGTTGACGGCATTTTTCAAGAAGAATAAAGAAGATTCCAAAGCGAGAGAATATTTGTATAAGGATTTTCCAAAACATTTTACATGGAATCGGGGCAACCATTGTTGGAGGACCCGCGCACATAAATCAATGGTGGGTCGACTTGTTTATGCTAATCCAGCTGAAGGAGAGAGATACTACCTACGCCTGCTTTTATGTCATATCACCGGGCCTACCTGCTTTGAAGATTTATACACAGCCAATGGTGTATTACACCCTACATTTCGAAAAGCAGCTCTCGAAAGAGGTTTAATAGAGACGGATGATAAATTATCACAGTGTCTTGAAGAGGCTTCCTTATTTCAATTTCCCAGCGCACTTAGAAGGTTATTTGCGACGATGCTGATTTTTTGTGAACCAGGAAATGTTCGCAAGTTATGGGACGACCACTATGATTCTCTTTCTGAAGATTACAGGAAACAATATGGATGCGCCGAGCGAGTGCAAAATATGGTCCTCATCGACATTAGAGTCTTCCTAGAATCTATGAGTAAAAAGCTTAGTGATTACGACCTTCCAAAGGTCAGTCCACACATCGATTTACAATCAAGAGGCTATCGTGAGGTGCAAGAAGAATACTCTATAAATGTGGATTATGAAGACTTACATGCGCGAGACTCTCTCAATCCAGACAAGAAGTTTGCATATGATGAGATAATGAGGCATGTGGATCAAAATATCCCGGGTGTCTTCTTCATAGATGGTCCCGGTGGAACTGGAAAGACATTTTTGTACAAAGCTTTGTTGGCTAATATTCGTGCTCGTGGTCTTATTGCACTTGCAACTACCACGTCAGGTGTTGCAGCTAACAACATGCCAGGAGGGAGAACAGCTCATTCACGATTTGGAATTCCGCTCAATCTTGATAATAACTCGATGTGCAAGATCACTAAACAAAGTGGGAAGGCTCAGGTACTTCGCGAGGCAAAGGTAATCATATGGGATGAAGCAGCAATGGCTAAGAGGCAGGCAGTAGAAGCAGTTGATCGCACAATGCAAGACATCACATATGAGAAGCTCCCTTTCGGTGGAAAGATAATGGTTATGGGAGGTGACTTTAGACAAGTGTTACCGGTCGTGAGATGTGGCACTCGAGCACAAATTGTTGACTCTAGCTTACGAATGTCACCTCTATGA